The genomic stretch ccgagctgcagatagcagtcagctgaagtggcctgcagtgctgcaccctaaccactgcaccacctcggctcttgttagacttatataacgcttcatagggctttcagccctctctaagcggtttacagagtcagcacattgcccccacaatctgggtcctcattttacccacctcggaaagatggaaggctgagtcaaccttgaggcggtgagatttgaaccgccgagctgcagatagcagtcagctgaagtggcctgcagtgctgcaccctaaccactgtgccacctcggctctggggcCAGCAACTGCACACGGAGAGAATTTCTCCAAGGTCCTGCGCTTCCCCCCTTTGCAGAGGTCCATAAAACGAGAATTTCTCAAAACGTGGCTATTTCGCGTTGCGTGGCCTCAACTCCCAAGAAGGGCTTAGAAGATGCATCTCTCCAGAACCCACCCAAGTCTGACACCCTTGTTGTCTTCCTATCCACTAGGGCACGATGCCAAATCCTGGATGTGGGGCACCGCAAAATCTTCCCGTAAGTACTCagaaggtggggggtggggggtggaagggGAGCAGCAAGGAAATTCAAGGCTGGGGATTTTAGGAGAAAAACACGGAGTTAACAAAAACCTCTTTGGATTTCTCTCCCTCCAGATGATGCAATCCCCTGCCCTCTATCACCCTGTAAGTACCAGGAGACTTTCTAACCCAGCCTATTTCTCCTTATCTTAGCCTGAATTTGCAGGATGGggcagaaaccaggagatggagagttagttggtgtgtgtgtgtgtctgtctgtctgtgtcttgtgtacaggcagttcttgacttacaacagttcgcttaccATTCAAAGTTCggtggcactgaaaaaggagacccgtgtcccggggtcatgtgataagACTTTCtcgacaagcaaaattaatggggaagccagattcacttataaCCATTGTGCTATATGCTAACTTCacagctgcagggattcccttaacacagtgtttctcaaccttggtgactttaagtcctgtggacttcaactcccagaatcccccagccagcatagctggctgggggattctgggagttgaagtccacaggacttaaaagtcgccaaagttgagaaacactgccttaacaactgtggcgaggaaggtgaaaggggcaaaactcacttgacagaTGTCTCGCTTGGCAACCTaaacttgtggtcgtaagttgagggctgccTGTGTTGAGGTGGAGTTGAAGGAGGCTCGTATTGCCTGCTGTTTAGCTTGGAGCGCTGGCATAAAATTGGGTTCAAGCCACTCAAAATGCGAGTTTCCCCAGCGCTTTTGTGTTATTTGGACAAAAAGCAAGGCAGGTGTGCAGCTAAGCTTAATTAGTtcctttatatttatatacatacttGTCCAATTTCAAAGTTATCGTACTACACTAGTACGTGCCCAACGAGGCAGTTCAAATGACTGCCCAACTGTTTACTCTGCTGTGCCCAACAAAGGTAGTTAAATTATTTTGCCCAACTGTTTACTTTGCTGTGCCCAACAAAGGTAGTTAAATTATTTTGCCCAACTGTTTACTCTGCTATGCCCAACAAAGGTAGTTAAATTATTTTGCCCAACTGTTTATTCTGCTATGCCCAACAAAGGTAGTTAAATTATTTTGCCCAACTGTTTACTCTTCTATGCGCCAACAAAGGTAGTTAAATTATTTTGCCCAAGTGTATACTTGGCTATGCCCAACAAAGGTAGTTAAATTATTTTGCCCAACTGTTTACTCTGCTATGCCCAACAAAGGTAGTTAAATTATTTTGCCCTACTGTTTACTCTGCTATGCCCAACAAAGGTAGTTAAATTATTTTGCCCTACTGTTGACTCTGCTATGCCCAACAAAGGTAGTTAAATTATTTTGCCCCACTGTTTACTCTGCTGTGCCCAACAAAGGTAGTTAAATAACTCTGCCCAACAACGGGTATTCCGGTTGCTATAAGTATTGTTGCCCAATAGGTTGGGCTTTGatggctgccatcttggtttATATTGACCTCACCATGGTGAGCAAACAAACCATTTGAACATGCCTTACCTCTGAGGCCAAAAATTACTGGTCTGGTTTGAAGGAAGAGATGCAAGGAATAATCCCATCCATGACAAGATTCTGCaagctgcctcctgcaccacatgAAGGATTGCAGCTACCTTGATCCCCTGCTAGCAGGGGCCAAGAGCCAGTCGGTCGGTTGTGTGGGGCATTGAGTGTAACCTGGATTTGTGTCTATTTCAGACGGTGCCCTACACAGGCAACATCTCTGGGGGTCTGGGAGCCAAGAGGACCATTGTCGTACGAGGCTCTGTTCCGATGAACTTCAACAGGTCTCTGCTCTCTTTTTGGGCGTGCAGTTGGGGATTCGGGCAGTGGAATGGAACTGTTCTCACAATTGGGCATCACTGCCTTTCTGCAATCAGGGCCACCGGCCTCACTCTGTCAGTGCGTCCCTGGCATCAACTTGCCCCCGGCCTGCAAATAAGACACCAGGATTCTGCTTTGGCACAACAAAACACCAATGTTAGTGCCCCTCGTAGACTTTTCCCAGTTCATCTCCtgtcatccaaaattaaatcagagtccaaggcaatgtattgctcaaagttccaacttattaagagagtcattttggcacatctgggaatacCCGAATCGGAAGGCTTCacggttttctccacccagttgaaagttcaagatcctgccccccacaacacccacaagtccatccccatggtccaatctcccgtTGTCatactggcagcttccacccatccagttccggtcaggtgcagagacaaaggatgaccttggctttctagaaagaatgttgttatggctacacatcatctaactccgtacaatccccaactcccatttccccaccatagaaaatgcagagtaaattgtggcaggccaaagatcaaacagaaaagatggctgcaggcccaACGGCTCCTTTCTCTGGTTTTCCCATCTCCCCACCCCTGCAGGGACAGCCCAGAGGAGAAGGAGACTAAGGGTAATAAAAGCACAATTTCACACATACGTCTGTGGAATTCATTGCCACAAGGAGAAGCAAGGGCTGCTAACTTTATGGCAGGGCTCCCTACGTGGAGAACCTCAAACTTCACGAAGAGATAGACAAGCTGGAGATAGATAAAGCTGAAGAATTTGCAGGCCCCATTAAAGAATGATTAGGTCTTGAATTGTCATTAAGCAGAAATCGGCTGTTGTTTATCAGAAGAATGCTGTTCACTGcaagattctcccccacccctatATTTGCGTGCTTTGTTTATAGCCCAACGAGAGTTGATTTGGGTGAGGCAGGAGCTAAATACAATGAATAAATACCAAAAAATGCTAAATGAACTTACACATAAAGCAGCagtctaaaaataaataatatttgcaaAGGAGAACAAGAgctgttttccccccctcttaCCCATGGAAGCATCTTACTGgataagggggaggggggaataatcaGATTTCCCTTAATTTCATTCAATAGTCTTTATGCtcgctttttcccccctctctctttccaagGTTCTGCATCAATCTTAAGGCTGGCCAGGATATCGCTCTGCACATCAATCCACGCATGCAAGAGCAAACTGTCGTGCGCAACAGTTTTCTGAATGGCAGCTGGGGTCCTGAGGAAAGGGATGTGCCCTTTAACCCTTTCCAACCTGGACAGTACTTTGAGGTGAGTTGGCTTTGATTCCAGGGGTCTTCATCAAGCAgagaggtcaaaaaagtcaacatGGCGGCCACAGCTAGGCAAATGATGCCTGGTTCCTATTTTATCTGGCTCATGGAGATATCTCTGGATTTTGGAAAAGAGCCAGACAAGcgagaaggcaggcaggcaatggGGAGTGTAGAGAAGATCCAGTGGGATGCCATCTCCCATAATTCCCAGCAAACAACAGCTGTGAAGAATTGAAATCTGAACCTCTGGAAGGATGTTGGAATGAATCACCCAATATAGGGTGGTTTTGCTCACCACACtatcaaaaaagatgttgagactctagaaagaatgcagagaagagcaactaggatgatgaagggaccggaggctaaaacatacgacgAAGGAATTGGGGATGGctggtttagtgaagagaaggaccaggggaggcaggatagcagccttccaatatttgagggcttgcCCCAGAGAGGaatggggtcaagctattctccaaagcacctgaatgccggacaaggaataatggatggaaactggccaaggagagattcaacctagaaaggaggaggaatttcctgacggtgagaacaatcaacccatggaagagaagttgcttccggaagttgtgggagcttcatccctggaagctttcaagaagagactggatgccatctgttagaaatggcgtagggtctcttCTTTGgccagggggtttgactagatgacctacaaggtcccttccaactctgttaatctgtaattgtGGATAAGAGTGGAACTGCCTCTCCAAAAAGCCATTCAGAATCCCGTTTTTATTTATCTCCTGGAAAATTGTCCTTGtgattgctctttttttttttttagcaaattattttttcccttctacaacaccttacagtcattacatcaacattgttgtgtcatcatacctgtagatgtatataatatttcgcttctatatttatacacctttatacacagttcgatatatatttatatatagtttttttggcttaattaattttattcttgttttgcagccatttgcaccaattgtttcaaatttcataatattccgactcctctttatcttttaatttgagtgttaatttgtccatctctgcacaatccaaagttttttttatcactaattcatccgagggggtattattttatttccagcattgggcaaatgctattctagctgtagttagcagatgcgttaatatgtacttaattttctttgtatatttccctttgattattcccagtagaaagatttcgggtttgtattttatctgttctcctgtaatttcttgcacccatttccaaatttctgtccaatatttttgtgtttccgggcaggtccatcatatgtgataataagtcccttgtacttttttacacttctttGCGGTTGCTCTTGGTGCAttagggagagaggagaaaatcccccccccatatTAATAAAGTTCCTTATGTGTTGGGGGTCTCTTCTGATTTTGATGCAGGCTCCAGGACCGATGTTGACCCAGATGTGCCGCTTCAACCGCACTAacatcttccttctctttccagcTCTCTATCCGTTGCGGCAACCACCGATTCAAGGTTTATGTCAACGGCCAGCCTTTCTTCAACTATGCCCATCGTTACCACAATTTCCCACAGATCAACACCCTGCATATCGATGGAGACGTGGTCCTTTCTTATATCCAATGTTAAGcatggggagggggtggagaggGCAGCGCTGGCAGAGaccctccatttctctctctctcttgaggtCTGCCAGGCGATTCCCGAGTCCTGCTGGATTGATATATTCCACATAAAGATTTTAATAAAGATTTCAATGCTTAAATTAACTTGGCTTTTTTTGGATCAGCAGTTAACATATAAGTGACAAAATAAAGAGCCATGTTTCCCTGGCTGCCTAAACCACAATGGgctgttttatttcattgtttttttttctattgaaaagttttaataagttttacaaatgtttccccttccccccctccagccctccctcccccaacctcccagagcaaaatacagggtataaacatttaacaatcatacactaacataaactAACTTAACTATAACATCCTGCCTCCCTCTTgtgctttaactccccttttattaagctaaatttaggtaaattataacattccttgttcgttcgtaagctaattgaaatttctcagtccaatatttattttgaatgtagtccaTCCATCCTCTCCATTCCAACTCGTGTTTCTCATCTGAATAAtctttcaaatatgctgagaaatTCCATTGTTTAAATGCGTTCTTtaaactcagtgtttctcaaccttggcgactttcaagtcccgtggacttcaactcccagaatcccccagcctgtAAACCCAAGGATGTGAAAAGGACGGAGAATTCTTCAGGGGTTTTTAGGAGCAACGATCCAAGTGGATCGATAAGGCCTCCGATTCCCTTTAGGATCTCAGATGCTGCTCAGCAAACAGTCCTTGAAAGTCTTGCAATTTGAAAATAGAGGAACTAAGAGTAGGAGGGAGggtaagaaagagaagggaagaggagaggggggaaaagggaggggaaaagaaaggaggaaagggaggagaaaagaaaggaggaaggagaggaggaaagaagaaggcagagaagggaggttgagaagatagaaggagtaaggttgttgcaaaataagatggaggaaGAGCGTAGGAAGAAAATAACCCAAATtgaattgtgtatgtgtgtgtacaaatgtgtatacaatacaatatcagagttggaagggaccttggaggtcttctagtccaaccccctgcctaggcaggaaaccctataccgtttcagacaaatggctatccaacatcttcttaaagacttccagtgtttacaacttctggaggcaacttctgttccactgattaattgttctcactgtcaggaaattcctcctcacttctaagttgcttctcgccttgattagtttccacccattgcttcttgttctgccctcaggtgccttggagaatagcttgactccctcttctttgtggcaacccctgagatattggaacactgctatcatgtatagagattaatgatgaatacataaatgttaaatagcaattataagattGTATATCTATGactgaatttgaaagggaaaaaaatttaaaaaaaaaatgcttggaaaTAGAGGAACCAGCCTTGATCTCTTTTGAATGGGCGAACTTCCTTgcttttctggcagacatttcattggcTGTTTTGGGAATGAAACCTGTGCAAGAAGAAAAGCAGGCTCAAAGGACctaacaattcaacaattcaacatGTCCCCGAAGCAACCAGGagttcagctgaagtagctgaaACACACCTCACTGTTTAGCAACGTTGTCTATCCCAGGGATAGCTAACCTTTTGGTCCTTGTGTGGCAAAAGTGTGTGCACACCCATAATACAGTGCGTGTGCGCCCCacccctctgtgcatgtgcgtgcaaaccccccccccccccccgcggaccCTGTTTTGgatctagcaggcctccctgaagcctcctgggacaaaaaaaaGGGGCACTGGGGcaaccccccccactccccactgCATGCCTATGCTGTTACAGATGTTATGTGGGCCTTGTATGcatctttattcctctctagcattcatctccattgttcagtgatgcatttcctacCTCTCTGGGATGAACCTCTATCTGCTTCTGTGGGGCACTTtctgttcctgttggatgtatataattatattCTCCATGGCTTGTATAATGTTTTGCAGAGGCCTGAAAGCATGTGTATGCTTGGTGGAGCTTAGCTGGGCGATGGCTCAAATGATTGCAGAAAGGACTCCGgttgccacttgtggcacgcatgccataggtttcccCATCACGGGTCTATCCCGGTCCATCTTCTCTTAAACTTTCAGGGCTGAAAAATACACATATTACATTTAGTCATGGACCCCCCCCACACTCTTCATTCTTTGAGGGAGGGGGCTTTCTCTATTTTTAGACAGACTGAATTGTTAAATCTTGGAGTAGAATCAGGCGAGAAGAGGTCATGGGGCACTTTTGGCCATGTAGTTTCCATAAGTGACTTTGGCTCAGTCGTTCTCAATCAATTTTGTATGTATGAAAAAATTT from Thamnophis elegans isolate rThaEle1 chromosome 12, rThaEle1.pri, whole genome shotgun sequence encodes the following:
- the LOC116515257 gene encoding galectin-4-like; protein product: MTYFPAPGYMPTYNPKLPYHQPVPGGLRPGMSVYVQGTVPKHTNRFRLNLACSQHEGTDIPFHFNPRFDGKDKIVLNTRQGGKWGHEEIHKMPFRKGEHFEVIFVVNDAGYQIVVNGNPFCSYGHRMPPQSVQVVSAEGDLELQSLTVLGGPMMGNMGTMPNPGCGAPQNLPMMQSPALYHPTVPYTGNISGGLGAKRTIVVRGSVPMNFNRFCINLKAGQDIALHINPRMQEQTVVRNSFLNGSWGPEERDVPFNPFQPGQYFELSIRCGNHRFKVYVNGQPFFNYAHRYHNFPQINTLHIDGDVVLSYIQC